Proteins encoded within one genomic window of Marasmius oreades isolate 03SP1 chromosome 6, whole genome shotgun sequence:
- a CDS encoding uncharacterized protein (MEROPS:MER0033188), which translates to MHSQNTSRELDSLPSFLAMYLGLWTVALQAAVVFASPLTDPTVQLDSATVTGTLSKGVSSFLGIPFAKPPTGDRRFRLPEPIDPYSTSFSATSMGPACPQQPAKLPILTGLPAEVANAVEGSIFQVLFPDDEDCLTINIIKPADATPTSELPVVAWIFGGGFEVGSTQMYDGKGIVERSISLGQPVIYVSMNYRVTAFGFLASKEVKEAGVGNLGLQDQREALRWIQKYIGAFGGDPTKVTIWGESSGAISVSLQMLADGGDTKGLFRAAFMQSGSPIPVGDITNGQKYYDALVQETGCAGSSDTLSCLRTVPFATLKAAINESPGIFAYQSLNLAWLPRTDGVFLSDTPQKLVQQGKVAKIPIVSGDCDDEGTLFSLSTLNVTTESQIRTYVKTEFLPTISDADLDTLLKAYPEDPLQGSPYDTGIFNILSFQFKRVASVLGDAVFQAPRRFLLSNLSGKQKIWSFLSKRGKSLPFLGAFHATDLLNVYGGGELADYLIRFATNLDPNGSGSTSWPEYTTASPTLLTFVDSIFFPVQITHDTYRKDAMDALTKITLENPV; encoded by the exons ATGCATTCCCAAAATACTTCAAGAGAGTTAGATTCCCTTCCTAGCTTTTTGGCCATGTATCTCGGGTTATGGACTGTCGCCTTACAGGCAGCCGTCGTCTTCGCTTCTCCTCTTACAGATCCAACAGTCCAGCTTGACTCCGCTACAGTCACTGGCACGCTATCCAAAGGAGTCTCAAGCTTCTTAGGGATACCTTTCGCCAAACCACC GACTGGGGACAGACGATTCCGTCTTCCCGAACCAATCGACCCATATTCGACTTCCTTTAGCGCGACTTCTATGGGTCCAGCCTGTCCTCAGCAACCGGCAAAACTCCCTATTCTCACTGGACTCCCTGCGGAGGTAGCCAATGCCGTCGAGGGTTCGATATTTCAAGTTTTATTCCcagacgacgaagact GTCTGACTATCAATATCATCAAACCTGCCGATGCAACTCCCACCTCGGAACTTCCCGTCGTTGCG TGGATATTCGGTG GTGGATTTGAGGTGGGATCTACCCAGAT GTATGACGGTAAAGGCATTGTAGAGCGGTCAATTTCACTCGGTCAACCGGTCATTTATGTTTCAATGAATTACCGGGTAACTG CTTTCGGTTTCTTGGCTAGTAAGGAGGTAAAGGAAGCAGGAGTCGGTAATTTAGGGCTCCAGGATC AGCGTGAGGCACTCAGATGGATACAAAAATACATTGGCGCTTTTGGTGGTGATCCCACGAAGGTTACCAT CTGGGGTGAATCCTCAGGAGCCATCTCCGTCTCCCTTCAGATGCTTGCCGATGGAGGAGATACCAAGGGACTCTTCCGCGCTGCTTTCATGCAATCAGGATCTCCCATCCCAGTTGGAGATATCACAAACGGCCAAAAGT ACTACGACGCGCTCGTTCAGGAGACCGGATGCGCAGGGTCTTCGGATACACTCTCCTGCTTGCGAACAGTCCCGTTCGCAACACTCAAGGCTGCCATTAACGAGTCTCCCGGGATTTTCGCCTACCAG TCATTGAATCTAGCATGGCTACCTCGAACGGATGGTGTTTTCCTTTCTGACACTCCGCAAAAGCTGGTTCAACAAGGAAAAGTTGCCAAGATCCCCATTGTGAGCG GTGATTGTGATGACGAAGGAaccctcttctccctctcgACCCTCAACGTGAC AACTGAGAGCCAAATTCGCACGTATGTGAAGACGGAATTCCTTCCAACCATTTCGGATGCCGATTTGGATACCCTACTGAAGGCGTACCCAGAGGATCCCTTGCAGGGCTCACCCTACGACACGGGGATTTTTAACATCTTGAGTTTCCAATTCAAACGAGTCGCGTCTGTCTTGGGTGATGCGGTGTTCCAAGCACCTAGAAGATTCCTCCTGAGTAATCTCAGTGGAAAACAGAAAATATGGTCGTTCT TGAGTAAACGAGGCAAATCCCTGCCGTTCTTGGGTGCT TTTCATGCAACTGACCTACTTAACGTATACGGCGGGGGTGAACTGGCAGACTACCTTATCCGCTTCGCTACCAACCTGGACCCTAATGGTTCTGGATCAACCTCATGGCCAGAGTACACTACAGCGTCTCCGACTCTTTTGACGTTCGTGGACAGCATCTTTTTCCCGGTACAAATTACGCACGACACGTACAGGAAGGATGCCATGGATGCGCTAACTAAGATTACCCTGGAGAACCCAGTGTAA
- a CDS encoding uncharacterized protein (BUSCO:EOG09260AZK): protein MSTLLPFHETILSEIHDPATSDLLIIARGLGLRGIICTLLKIYDGPENLVLLVNATQEEETEIGEELGLMGCRKPGLRIVGYETGSSRDRQDLYKKGGLIAVTSRILVVDMLQGVIPVDMITGMMVLHAEKISPLHIVSFITRLYREKNTTGFLKAFTDQPEHITSGLSPLKNVMKELGLRRVSIYPRFHQNIKDCLERKRADVVELAQNLTESMAEIHGAIVHCMNMILSDLRRSKDLDLDSLSLPAAYFSSFDHIVRKQLDPIWHKVGSTTKGLVRDLGVLRKLVTYLLSYDPLQFHTYCQSLLASINEPESRGTGTGRTSEWMMTDSASTIFQLAKNRCFITIAEPEEFQKDNRPPTVVDLIDDEDIWDAVNEAEGLVPTTVTTSSKAKKKNNSSQRPKWLPPNLHPVLEELPKWSLLAEILEEIEYEILRFENHSQNAASASAVEGTNTTLVMCSGTATCGVLTEFLQKMDTGGNKTKGEWGRKMMLGKLKSWLFWERKRQVEKEGGGGGAGSKNRGGGGGTAAAADARRGVGAATDDGGVGDILNEALKRKDREKAQKQASRRRVRGGAPSDSSRATTVAPPGGPDTAVVVPRKDDDPWSADIEMQLIAMDDEELQLNLAADAGGVGDIISNIAEFNKHYGLIPPAEQVLVRAYSDDTDDRMLDEIKPRFIVMYEPCMEFVRRVEVYKACNPHMGVRVYHMVYNDSCEEHKYLAGIRREKDSFERLIKERGSMLLPIFEDRSRSAENSDAIVKTISTRLAGGRRELKNTPSQVIVDMREFRSTLPSLLHAANLVVVPATLTVGDYILTPEICVERKSLSDLVSSFSSGRLYTQCELMSAHYKNPVLLIEFEEDKAFSLDMVSEIKSYVKPVNKFPPKKKALGNKPGEQSYQRKAPPSIQSKIVLLTLTFPRLRIIWSPSPYATADIFNDLKKDRSEPDVVKAVSTGADEDPEAGAGVNAAAEDLLRSFPGITSKNVKFIMSKVRNVRELCEMSLAGVQAVLGAEPGKACFEFLHRGERR, encoded by the exons ATGTCCACACTCCTCCCGTTCCACGAAACCATACTCTCTGAAATCCACGACCCCGCAACCTCAGACTTACTCATCATCGCACGAGGTCTCGGTCTCCGTGGAATTATATGTACGCTTCTCAAGATTTACGACGGACCAGAGAATTTGGTGTTACTCGTCAATGCGACgcaagaagaggaaacaGAGATTGGTGAAGAGCTTGGGTTGATGGGGTGTAGGAAGCCTGGGTTGAGGATCGTTGGGTATGAGACTGGTTCTAGTAGAGATCG CCAGGATTTATACAAGAAAGGTGGTCTAATTGCGGTCACGTCGAGGATCCTGGTCGTCGACATGCTGCAGGGGGTTATTCCGGTAGATATGATTACTGGGATGATGGTCCTACATGCTGAGAA GATATCGCCTCTCCACATCGTCTCGTTCATCACCAGGCTCTACCGCGAAAAAAACACCACTGGGTTTTTGAAAGCGTTTACGGACCAGCCGGAACATATAACGAGCGGGCTTTCGCCTCTCAAGAACGTGATGAAAGAGCTGGGTCTACGAAGGGTGTCTATATATCCAAG ATTTCATCAAAATATCAAAGATTGTTTAGAACGAAAACGAGCAGACGTTGTTGAACTAGCTCAGAACCTTACGGAATCCATGGCAGAAATACACGGAGCCATCGTTCATTGTATGAATATGATACTTTCTGACCTTCGGCGCTCCAAAGAC CTCGACCTCGACAGCCTGAGCCTCCCAGCAGCCTATTTCTCATCATTCGACCACATCGTTCGCAAACAGTTGGATCCTATATGGCATAAAGTCGGATCGACGACGAAAGGTCTGGTTAGGGATTTGGGTGTTTTGAGGAAGCTTGTTAC CTACCTCCTTTCTTACGATCCACTACAATTCCACACGTATTGTCAGTCACTTCTGGCGTCTATAAACGAACCCGAGAGTAGGGGAACCGGTACAGGGCGTACAAGTGAGTGGATGATGACGGATTCTGCGAGTACGATTTTCCAG CTCGCGAAGAATAGATGTTTCATTACCATTGCTGAACCTGAAGAATTTCAGAAAGATAACCGTCCTCCTACTGTTGTCGATCTCATAGACGACGAAGATATTTGGGATGCTGTAAATGAGGCCGAAGGACTTGTGCCTACGACGGTGACGACATCGTCAaaggcgaagaagaagaataacTCCTCCCAACGACCGAAATGGCTCCCACCAAACCTCCACCCAGTTCTCGAAGAACTGCCCAAATGGAGCTTATTGGCCGAGATCCTCGAAGAGATCGAATACGAGATACTTCGTTTCGAGAACCACTCGCAGAATGCAGCGTCAGCGTCAGCGGTGGAGGGAACGAACACGACGCTAGTGATGTGTTCTGGTACCGCTACGTGTGGAGTGCTTACCGAGTTTCTTCAAAAAATGGATACTGGCGGGAATAAGACAAAGGGGGAGTgggggaggaagatgatgttggggAAGTTGAAGAGTTGGTTGTtttgggagaggaagaggcaggtggagaaggagggtggtggtggtggcgcgGGGAGTAAGAaccgtggtggtggtggtggtaccgCAGCGGCAGCAGATGCTCGGCGTGGGGTGGGGGCTGCGACGGATGATGGAGGCGTTGGTGATATATTGAACGAAGcgttgaagaggaaggaTAGAGAGAAGGCGCAGAAACAGGCTTCTAGGCGGAGAGTTCGAGGTGGTGCGCCAAGTGATAGTAGTAGAGCAACGACTGTTGCTCCTCCCGGAGGACCTGATACCGCGGTTGTTGTTCCGCGCAAGGATGACGATCC CTGGAGCGCAGACATTGAAATGCAACTGATTGCAATGGACGATGAAGagcttcaactcaatctcgcAGCAGACGCCGGCGGCGTTGGTGACATCATCAGTAATATCGCCGAGTTCAACAAACATTACGGGCTGATACCCCCTGCTGAACAAGTCCTGGTACGAGCTTACTCTGACGATACGGACGATCGGATGCTTGATGAGATTAAACCGAGGTTCATCGTCATGTACGAGCCTTGTATGGAGTTTGTTAGGAGAGTGGAG GTGTACAAAGCCTGTAACCCGCATATGGGTGTACGCGTGTATCATATGGTCTACAATGACTCATGTGAGGAGCACAAGTACCTTGCTGGTATACGGAGAGAGAAGGATAGTTTTGAGAGATTGATTAAAGAGCGTGGG TCCATGTTGCTTCCTATATTCGAAGATCGTAGCAGGAGCGCGGAGAACAGCGATGCTATAGTCAAGACGATCAGTACGCGTTTAGCGGGTGGTCGGAGAGAGCTTAAGAATACACCTTCTCAG GTTATCGTTGACATGCGAGAGTTTAGGTCTACGCTTCCTTCTTTATTACACGCGGCGAACCTTGTCGTTGTACCGGCAACCTTAACGGTTGGAGATTATATCCTTACACCTGAGATATGCGTGGAAAGGAAGAGTTTGTCGGATTTGGTGTCCAGTTTTAGTAGTGGGCGGCT GTATACACAGTGCGAGTTGATGTCGGCGCATTACAAGAATCCCGTGCTTCTCATTGAATTCGAGGAAGATAAGGCTTTCTCTCTAGAC ATGGTATCCGAAATAAAGTCATACGTGAAACCTGTCAACAAATTTCCTCCAAAGAAGAAGGCTCTGGGGAACAAACCTGGAGAGCAAAGTTACCAAAGAAAAGCCCCGCCCTCCATTCAATCCAAAATTGTCCTCCTCACCCTCACCTTCCCCCGACTTCGCATCATCTGGTCACCCTCCCCCTACGCCACCGCTGATATTTTCAACGACTTGAAGAAAGACAGGTCGGAACCTGACGTCGTAAAGGCAGTTTCTACCGGAGCAGACGAAGATCCGGAAGCAGGTGCTGGGGTAAACGCAGCTGCCGAGGATCTGTTAAGATCTTTCCCTGGGATCACTTCGAAGAATGTAAAGTTTATTATGAGTAAGGTTCGGAATGTCAGGGAGCTGTGCGAGATGAGCTTAGCTGGGGTGCAAGCGGTGTTGGGTGCTGAGCCTGGAAAGGCTTGTTTTGAGTTTTTGCATAGGGGAGAGAGGAGGTAG
- a CDS encoding uncharacterized protein (MEROPS:MER0126988) produces the protein MSDTPHELDHNRLWKDGKHFAQISTSQPLPSEEECQGKSLLEVVHAVATRLVGASYGLGHPPMKLENRNGPGLEVFDALTQILPQLSPQSVFYWNRSARGLASFLESAKYPIRAQASHLVFWWARLGGLNGLPTLGQTKATRTMWVRDGSNTELSWVIPVQTSPSDEGNRHVRFAIDPFHPETGLRLAGGAVIDWLWSVEGSLGLVDNQEGTKEWKDIIEKWLFPNMKSSGEVVPLCHYAVAFDLEPSGRIQLKSYYVPPRRSIDPSAPKPPAQLMIENPETLTPVETLIPLLDPSLKEPFHVLCQYLADEGVEKSGLRFLAIACDVTTADQNRLKLYMWPTIQHSLNDTIRHLTLGGRINGPGVEDAITTLRKLYRQLFPQNTDNAKMVPRDGGIGGLSFYYELMVGEKFPASKAYFDMSNYGESDLETTKAVERFFADVRKPNSEPGWYTSSIARANPHRPLGTRSGAQTGVTFGMKRAEWQVMGYMSTEVFAPEREDDEVGYTHDELIKEFYKVYLA, from the exons ATGTCGGATACGCCTCACGAGCTCGATCATAATAGATTATGGAAAGATGGGAAACACTTCG CCCAAATCTCTACATCTCAACCTCTCCCGAGCGAAGAAGAATGTCAAGGGAAATCTCTATTAGAGGTCGTTCACGCCGTAGCAACACGTCTCGTCGGTGCCTCTTACGGTCTTGGACACCCCCCAATGAAACTGGAGAACCGGAATGGTCCAGGATTAGAAGTTTTCGATGCATTGACGCAG ATCTTGCCTCAACTATCCCCTCAGTCCGTTTTCTATTGGAACCGTTCTGCTCGGGGGTTAGCTTCCTTCTTGGAATCTGCCAAGTACCCCATACGCGCACAAGCTAGTCATCTCGTT TTCTGGTGGGCACGCCTCGGTGGTCTTAACGGCCTCCCAACTCTAGGTCAAACCAAAGCCACTCGTACGATGTGGGTTCGCGATGGATCTAATACCGAACTCTCTTGGGTTATCCCCGTCCAAACCTCTCCCTCAGACGAAGGCAACCGACATGTACGATTTGCTATCGACCCTTTTCATCCCGAAACAGGACTGAGATTAGCCGGTGGAGCAGTGATTGATTGGTTATGGAGTGTAGAAGGCAGTCTCGGACTCGTTGACAATCAGGAGGGTACGAAAGAGTGGAAGGATATCATTGAGAAGTGGTTGTTTCCTAATATGAAGAGTTCAGGAGAGGTGGTTCCGCTTTGTCATTATGCCGTTG CTTTCGATTTGGAACCTTCGGGTCGCATCCAACTCAAATCATACTACGTCCCACCTAGAAGATCGATAGATCCATCGGCACCGAAACCACCTGCGCAACTGATGATAGAAAACCCCGAGACGCTTACACCCGTCGAGACTCTCATACCGCTTCTTGATCCATCCTTGAAAGAACCTTTCCACGTTCTCTGTCAATACCTCGCAGACGAAGGTGTCGAAAAGTCTGGATTACGATTTTTGGCTATCGCTTGTGATGTCACTACCGCTGATCAAAATCGCCTCAAG TTATACATGTGGCCAACAATCCAACACAGCCTCAACGATACCATTCGCCATCTAACCCTAGGAGGTAGAATCAATGGCCCGGGAGTAGAAGACGCCATCACCACCCTTCGGAAACTCTACCGTCAGTTGTTCCCTCAAAACACTGATAACGCCAAAATGGTTCCGAGAGATGGGGGGATTGGGGGATTGTCGTTTTACTACGAGTTGATGGTTGGGGAGAAGTTCCCTGCTTCAAAG GCTTACTTCGACATGTCAAACTACGGAGAAAGTGACCTAGAGACGACGAAAGCCGTTGAAAGGTTCTTTGCTGACGTTCGGAAACCCAACTCCGAACCTGGATGGTACACCTCCTCCATTGCTCGTGCCAA CCCTCACCGCCCGCTCGGAACAAGATCAGGCGCCCAAACTGGCGTTACGTTCGGTATGAAACGTGCAGAATGGCAGGTTATGGGGTATATGAGCACCGAGGTGTTCGCACCGGAaagggaggatgatgagGTGGGTTATACGCATGACGAACTTATAAAAGAGTTCTATAAAGTGTATCTTGCATAA
- a CDS encoding uncharacterized protein (BUSCO:EOG09260AZK) has translation MLQGVIPVDMITGMMVLHAEKISPLHIVSFITRLYREKNTTGFLKAFTDQPEHITSGLSPLKNVMKELGLRRVSIYPRFHQNIKDCLERKRADVVELAQNLTESMAEIHGAIVHCMNMILSDLRRSKDLDLDSLSLPAAYFSSFDHIVRKQLDPIWHKVGSTTKGLVRDLGVLRKLVTYLLSYDPLQFHTYCQSLLASINEPESRGTGTGRTSEWMMTDSASTIFQLAKNRCFITIAEPEEFQKDNRPPTVVDLIDDEDIWDAVNEAEGLVPTTVTTSSKAKKKNNSSQRPKWLPPNLHPVLEELPKWSLLAEILEEIEYEILRFENHSQNAASASAVEGTNTTLVMCSGTATCGVLTEFLQKMDTGGNKTKGEWGRKMMLGKLKSWLFWERKRQVEKEGGGGGAGSKNRGGGGGTAAAADARRGVGAATDDGGVGDILNEALKRKDREKAQKQASRRRVRGGAPSDSSRATTVAPPGGPDTAVVVPRKDDDPWSADIEMQLIAMDDEELQLNLAADAGGVGDIISNIAEFNKHYGLIPPAEQVLVRAYSDDTDDRMLDEIKPRFIVMYEPCMEFVRRVEVYKACNPHMGVRVYHMVYNDSCEEHKYLAGIRREKDSFERLIKERGSMLLPIFEDRSRSAENSDAIVKTISTRLAGGRRELKNTPSQVIVDMREFRSTLPSLLHAANLVVVPATLTVGDYILTPEICVERKSLSDLVSSFSSGRLYTQCELMSAHYKNPVLLIEFEEDKAFSLDMVSEIKSYVKPVNKFPPKKKALGNKPGEQSYQRKAPPSIQSKIVLLTLTFPRLRIIWSPSPYATADIFNDLKKDRSEPDVVKAVSTGADEDPEAGAGVNAAAEDLLRSFPGITSKNVKFIMSKVRNVRELCEMSLAGVQAVLGAEPGKACFEFLHRGERR, from the exons ATGCTGCAGGGGGTTATTCCGGTAGATATGATTACTGGGATGATGGTCCTACATGCTGAGAA GATATCGCCTCTCCACATCGTCTCGTTCATCACCAGGCTCTACCGCGAAAAAAACACCACTGGGTTTTTGAAAGCGTTTACGGACCAGCCGGAACATATAACGAGCGGGCTTTCGCCTCTCAAGAACGTGATGAAAGAGCTGGGTCTACGAAGGGTGTCTATATATCCAAG ATTTCATCAAAATATCAAAGATTGTTTAGAACGAAAACGAGCAGACGTTGTTGAACTAGCTCAGAACCTTACGGAATCCATGGCAGAAATACACGGAGCCATCGTTCATTGTATGAATATGATACTTTCTGACCTTCGGCGCTCCAAAGAC CTCGACCTCGACAGCCTGAGCCTCCCAGCAGCCTATTTCTCATCATTCGACCACATCGTTCGCAAACAGTTGGATCCTATATGGCATAAAGTCGGATCGACGACGAAAGGTCTGGTTAGGGATTTGGGTGTTTTGAGGAAGCTTGTTAC CTACCTCCTTTCTTACGATCCACTACAATTCCACACGTATTGTCAGTCACTTCTGGCGTCTATAAACGAACCCGAGAGTAGGGGAACCGGTACAGGGCGTACAAGTGAGTGGATGATGACGGATTCTGCGAGTACGATTTTCCAG CTCGCGAAGAATAGATGTTTCATTACCATTGCTGAACCTGAAGAATTTCAGAAAGATAACCGTCCTCCTACTGTTGTCGATCTCATAGACGACGAAGATATTTGGGATGCTGTAAATGAGGCCGAAGGACTTGTGCCTACGACGGTGACGACATCGTCAaaggcgaagaagaagaataacTCCTCCCAACGACCGAAATGGCTCCCACCAAACCTCCACCCAGTTCTCGAAGAACTGCCCAAATGGAGCTTATTGGCCGAGATCCTCGAAGAGATCGAATACGAGATACTTCGTTTCGAGAACCACTCGCAGAATGCAGCGTCAGCGTCAGCGGTGGAGGGAACGAACACGACGCTAGTGATGTGTTCTGGTACCGCTACGTGTGGAGTGCTTACCGAGTTTCTTCAAAAAATGGATACTGGCGGGAATAAGACAAAGGGGGAGTgggggaggaagatgatgttggggAAGTTGAAGAGTTGGTTGTtttgggagaggaagaggcaggtggagaaggagggtggtggtggtggcgcgGGGAGTAAGAaccgtggtggtggtggtggtaccgCAGCGGCAGCAGATGCTCGGCGTGGGGTGGGGGCTGCGACGGATGATGGAGGCGTTGGTGATATATTGAACGAAGcgttgaagaggaaggaTAGAGAGAAGGCGCAGAAACAGGCTTCTAGGCGGAGAGTTCGAGGTGGTGCGCCAAGTGATAGTAGTAGAGCAACGACTGTTGCTCCTCCCGGAGGACCTGATACCGCGGTTGTTGTTCCGCGCAAGGATGACGATCC CTGGAGCGCAGACATTGAAATGCAACTGATTGCAATGGACGATGAAGagcttcaactcaatctcgcAGCAGACGCCGGCGGCGTTGGTGACATCATCAGTAATATCGCCGAGTTCAACAAACATTACGGGCTGATACCCCCTGCTGAACAAGTCCTGGTACGAGCTTACTCTGACGATACGGACGATCGGATGCTTGATGAGATTAAACCGAGGTTCATCGTCATGTACGAGCCTTGTATGGAGTTTGTTAGGAGAGTGGAG GTGTACAAAGCCTGTAACCCGCATATGGGTGTACGCGTGTATCATATGGTCTACAATGACTCATGTGAGGAGCACAAGTACCTTGCTGGTATACGGAGAGAGAAGGATAGTTTTGAGAGATTGATTAAAGAGCGTGGG TCCATGTTGCTTCCTATATTCGAAGATCGTAGCAGGAGCGCGGAGAACAGCGATGCTATAGTCAAGACGATCAGTACGCGTTTAGCGGGTGGTCGGAGAGAGCTTAAGAATACACCTTCTCAG GTTATCGTTGACATGCGAGAGTTTAGGTCTACGCTTCCTTCTTTATTACACGCGGCGAACCTTGTCGTTGTACCGGCAACCTTAACGGTTGGAGATTATATCCTTACACCTGAGATATGCGTGGAAAGGAAGAGTTTGTCGGATTTGGTGTCCAGTTTTAGTAGTGGGCGGCT GTATACACAGTGCGAGTTGATGTCGGCGCATTACAAGAATCCCGTGCTTCTCATTGAATTCGAGGAAGATAAGGCTTTCTCTCTAGAC ATGGTATCCGAAATAAAGTCATACGTGAAACCTGTCAACAAATTTCCTCCAAAGAAGAAGGCTCTGGGGAACAAACCTGGAGAGCAAAGTTACCAAAGAAAAGCCCCGCCCTCCATTCAATCCAAAATTGTCCTCCTCACCCTCACCTTCCCCCGACTTCGCATCATCTGGTCACCCTCCCCCTACGCCACCGCTGATATTTTCAACGACTTGAAGAAAGACAGGTCGGAACCTGACGTCGTAAAGGCAGTTTCTACCGGAGCAGACGAAGATCCGGAAGCAGGTGCTGGGGTAAACGCAGCTGCCGAGGATCTGTTAAGATCTTTCCCTGGGATCACTTCGAAGAATGTAAAGTTTATTATGAGTAAGGTTCGGAATGTCAGGGAGCTGTGCGAGATGAGCTTAGCTGGGGTGCAAGCGGTGTTGGGTGCTGAGCCTGGAAAGGCTTGTTTTGAGTTTTTGCATAGGGGAGAGAGGAGGTAG